The Synechocystis sp. PCC 7509 genome includes a window with the following:
- a CDS encoding DUF4912 domain-containing protein — translation MAKERPPLEEMTLRQLRKVASECSISRYSRMRKSQLLTAIQQVQHPKSVVPSQTLEAQETVEAAKFELGTEDRIGGDISDVDEGLADLPAGYGESRIVLMPRDPQWAYTYWDIPNERKEEMRRQGGQQLALRIYDVTDINLEYQSPHSIQEYPSDELAREWYLPIPVSDRDYVVDIGYRCADGRWLVLARSIPVHVPPVYPSDWIEDQFITVDFEQDLRAKTIFELITPAKRMAATSSEQTTPTGTYGNPIYDDIFGMAQGAETQRVAGSIFGSMQQAPMHEQAISSYVFPSGVGMWAVPTASGLTMSGVGMSGIGFGASMAPIRPRQFWLVADAELIVYGATEPDATVTIGGRPIKLNPDGTFRYQMSFQDGLVDYPIMAVAVDGEQTRSIHMKFNRETPSRNTNTKEEAVPEWLI, via the coding sequence ATGGCAAAAGAACGCCCCCCTTTAGAGGAGATGACATTACGTCAACTACGTAAAGTAGCTAGTGAATGCAGCATCTCTCGTTATAGTCGAATGCGTAAATCGCAACTGCTGACAGCAATTCAACAAGTCCAGCACCCAAAATCCGTAGTCCCATCTCAAACCCTGGAGGCACAAGAAACTGTGGAAGCAGCAAAATTTGAATTAGGTACTGAAGATCGTATCGGTGGTGATATTTCAGATGTAGACGAAGGACTTGCGGACTTACCTGCGGGTTACGGTGAAAGCCGGATTGTCCTCATGCCTCGCGATCCTCAGTGGGCTTACACTTATTGGGATATCCCCAACGAGCGCAAAGAAGAAATGCGCCGCCAAGGTGGACAGCAATTAGCCTTGCGGATTTACGATGTTACCGACATCAACTTAGAATACCAAAGCCCCCACAGCATCCAAGAATACCCCAGCGACGAACTAGCAAGAGAATGGTACTTACCAATTCCGGTTAGCGATCGCGATTATGTAGTAGATATTGGTTATCGTTGCGCTGATGGTCGCTGGCTGGTTCTAGCTCGTTCTATTCCTGTCCATGTCCCGCCTGTCTATCCTAGCGATTGGATTGAAGATCAATTCATTACTGTTGATTTTGAGCAAGATTTACGCGCTAAGACAATATTTGAACTAATAACACCTGCTAAACGCATGGCAGCTACCTCTAGCGAACAAACGACTCCTACTGGGACTTATGGCAACCCAATTTATGATGATATTTTTGGGATGGCTCAAGGCGCGGAAACTCAAAGAGTTGCCGGATCGATCTTTGGCTCGATGCAGCAAGCGCCTATGCACGAACAAGCGATTAGTTCCTATGTATTCCCTTCTGGGGTAGGTATGTGGGCAGTTCCCACTGCTTCAGGTTTAACCATGTCTGGTGTGGGAATGTCTGGAATCGGTTTTGGCGCTTCCATGGCTCCGATTCGTCCTCGTCAGTTTTGGTTGGTTGCGGATGCGGAATTGATTGTTTACGGTGCAACCGAGCCAGATGCTACAGTCACTATTGGCGGTCGTCCGATTAAGCTCAATCCCGATGGGACTTTCCGCTATCAAATGTCTTTCCAAGATGGTTTAGTTGACTACCCAATTATGGCGGTAGCTGTAGATGGAGAGCAAACACGCTCGATTCATATGAAGTTCAATCGCGAAACTCCATCGCGCAATACTAATACCAAAGAAGAAGCCGTACCGGAATGGCTAATCTAA
- a CDS encoding DUF2358 domain-containing protein encodes MDIVEILVDDYRRFPVDQNYNLYAQDVFFQDPLNKFRGINKYKAMIGFINTFFIEPKMDLLAINQVGDTIKMEWVLSWNTPLPWKPRIAIPGQSELKINADGLIASHVDYWNCSRLDVIRQHFLKPVK; translated from the coding sequence ATGGATATTGTAGAAATACTGGTTGATGATTATCGTAGGTTTCCAGTCGATCAAAATTACAACCTTTATGCCCAAGATGTGTTTTTTCAAGATCCATTGAATAAATTTCGCGGCATCAACAAGTACAAAGCAATGATTGGTTTTATCAATACTTTTTTTATTGAACCAAAAATGGATTTGCTGGCAATTAATCAAGTGGGCGACACAATTAAAATGGAGTGGGTTTTAAGTTGGAATACTCCCCTTCCTTGGAAGCCTCGCATTGCTATTCCCGGTCAAAGCGAACTAAAAATCAACGCCGATGGACTGATTGCTTCTCATGTTGATTATTGGAATTGTTCTCGCCTTGATGTAATAAGGCAGCATTTTTTAAAACCAGTTAAGTAA
- a CDS encoding transposase has protein sequence MSDASWSKFVSMLEYKADWHDRIVQKVGTFFPSSQTCNSCKVINPLVKDLKLREWTCPSCNSYNLRDKNAALNILSEGLRLLTAVGTPEVIKNACGELVSPGVIQAEIVETGITPLFFSGVRFNLQN, from the coding sequence ATTAGTGACGCTAGTTGGTCAAAGTTTGTCTCCATGCTGGAATACAAAGCGGATTGGCATGACAGAATTGTGCAGAAAGTTGGTACATTCTTCCCCTCATCTCAAACTTGCAATTCTTGCAAAGTGATTAACCCACTTGTCAAAGATTTAAAGTTGCGTGAATGGACTTGCCCTAGCTGTAATAGTTATAACTTGAGGGATAAAAACGCAGCCCTCAATATATTAAGTGAGGGTTTGAGATTATTAACCGCCGTCGGTACGCCGGAGGTTATAAAAAACGCTTGTGGAGAACTTGTAAGTCCTGGAGTAATTCAGGCAGAGATCGTTGAAACAGGAATCACGCCACTTTTTTTTAGTGGTGTGAGGTTCAATCTACAGAACTAG
- a CDS encoding class I SAM-dependent methyltransferase → MTTPLMKQMWNQRAKKDAFYYVESAFWDGDVEKFFLLGEERTQLILDPMLKDMNVDIQKSHILEIGCGLGRFSRQLSQRFQQVTAVDVSDEMINQARELHPSNLYPNLHLQSTNGTSLDFILSSSIDFVFSYEVFQHMPSPEIILNNLKEIHRVLRPQGIAYIHLMNDQGKLKKAIKKFIKHLTPQKFLQTFGFAPFTFDPTWTGTSLSTKQIQEFCKLTNLKLINLMDDPTHGSGDRVFLLASSVD, encoded by the coding sequence ATGACTACTCCATTAATGAAACAGATGTGGAATCAGCGGGCAAAAAAGGATGCTTTCTACTATGTTGAATCTGCATTCTGGGATGGTGATGTTGAAAAGTTTTTTCTTCTAGGTGAAGAACGAACTCAACTTATTCTAGATCCAATGTTGAAGGATATGAATGTTGATATTCAAAAGTCCCATATTCTTGAAATTGGTTGTGGCTTAGGACGTTTTAGTCGCCAACTCTCTCAACGTTTTCAACAGGTAACAGCCGTTGATGTTTCTGACGAAATGATTAACCAAGCTAGAGAGCTACATCCATCTAATCTTTATCCTAATTTGCATTTACAGTCTACAAACGGTACATCGCTGGATTTTATACTTTCTAGCAGCATTGATTTTGTTTTCTCTTACGAAGTATTTCAACATATGCCTTCGCCAGAAATCATTTTAAATAACCTAAAAGAGATTCATAGAGTGCTACGCCCTCAAGGCATTGCTTATATACATTTAATGAACGACCAGGGCAAACTCAAAAAGGCTATTAAAAAATTTATTAAGCATCTTACCCCACAAAAGTTTTTGCAAACTTTTGGTTTTGCTCCCTTCACTTTTGACCCGACATGGACAGGTACATCGTTAAGTACCAAACAAATTCAAGAATTTTGTAAATTAACAAACTTAAAACTTATAAACTTAATGGACGATCCAACTCATGGTTCTGGGGATCGCGTGTTTCTACTAGCTAGTTCTGTAGATTGA
- the rpsD gene encoding 30S ribosomal protein S4 → MSRYRGPRLRIIRRLGDLPGLTRKSARRAYPPGQHGQNRKKRSEYAVRLEEKQKLRMNYGLTEKQMLRYVRRARRVTGSTGQVLLQLLEMRLDNTVFRLGMAPTIPAARQLVNHGHVTVNGRVVDIASYQCRPGETVGVKDRDASRKLVEANLQYPGLANLPSHLEFDKNKMVGKVNSLVEREWVALQVNELLVVEYYSRQA, encoded by the coding sequence ATGTCCCGATACAGAGGACCACGGCTAAGAATCATCCGTCGCCTAGGCGACTTACCAGGATTGACGCGCAAAAGCGCTAGACGAGCTTACCCACCAGGTCAGCACGGACAAAATCGTAAAAAGAGATCGGAGTACGCTGTTCGTTTAGAAGAAAAGCAAAAGCTAAGGATGAACTACGGATTGACCGAAAAGCAAATGCTGCGCTATGTCCGTAGAGCAAGACGAGTTACCGGATCTACCGGGCAAGTATTGCTACAACTATTAGAAATGCGTTTAGACAATACCGTATTTCGCTTAGGGATGGCTCCGACTATCCCCGCCGCTCGTCAATTGGTCAATCACGGTCACGTGACGGTAAACGGTCGCGTAGTTGATATTGCAAGTTACCAATGCCGTCCTGGAGAAACCGTTGGAGTCAAAGATAGAGACGCGTCGCGTAAGCTGGTAGAAGCAAACTTGCAATATCCAGGTTTAGCAAATTTGCCCAGTCATCTAGAATTTGACAAAAACAAGATGGTAGGCAAAGTCAATAGCTTAGTAGAGCGCGAATGGGTAGCGCTGCAAGTTAATGAATTACTGGTTGTTGAGTACTATTCAAGACAAGCCTAG
- a CDS encoding tetratricopeptide repeat protein, with the protein MSSLKAGLAAFEAKNYHDAFKLLKPIAERGDAEAQSIVANMYHLGLGLEKDVLEAVKWYKKSAAQGYGIASNNLAGIFAIGDRGIAIDQAKAEKWYQEAREQGF; encoded by the coding sequence ATGTCCAGTTTGAAAGCAGGTTTAGCCGCTTTTGAAGCTAAAAATTATCATGATGCCTTCAAATTATTAAAACCGATTGCCGAGCGGGGAGATGCTGAAGCGCAATCTATAGTTGCAAATATGTATCACTTAGGTCTTGGATTAGAAAAGGATGTTTTGGAGGCAGTTAAGTGGTACAAGAAATCCGCCGCTCAGGGCTATGGCATAGCATCGAATAACTTAGCAGGAATTTTTGCGATTGGAGATCGCGGTATAGCTATCGATCAAGCAAAAGCCGAGAAATGGTATCAAGAAGCTAGAGAGCAAGGATTTTGA
- a CDS encoding amylo-alpha-1,6-glucosidase, with protein MGDLDTREWLLTNGLGSFASGTVSDARTRTYHGWLVAALNPPRSRTMLFSHLEACLEVSGEMQNLGTNFWGSGIVEPLGYKLLRSFSIDPIPTWVWGESDWQLTRQIVMPHEGEKAEKFSHCVLIQYRYEGKEAAILRLRLMIGDRNFHHQQRAEPNLQFSQSVKQNQLYLQAIRPGQIGTLWQLQWTRGEYQANPLWYWDYQLIEETRRGLGDREDLHSPGYLTVKLLPGESLTIEASLGSGDTPILKEQDFTSAVESQQSRFKQLFSATSVLPQLLQVGDSFIVYRQSIKGLSAIAGYHWFNDWGRDTLIALPGLALTTKRFDLAKGLLQTFGRYCRDGLIPNAFPDTNSEPFYNSLDATLWWIEALGLYLEATKDWDFLIEQYPTVRQIYKAFSAGTKYNIQVDAADGLLGWDAPHVALTWMDAVIGTQPVTARCGKPVEINALWYSALCWSSSWAERLFAITGSDRYLKQSQYYTAQSQQVKDSLQKFWNPLTGYLYDLIEPDDLLNAQIRPNAVLALSLHYCAFSAAQGQRIVEVAKNRLLTPYGLRSLDPTDPEYIGNYAGNSYHRDLSYHQGTVWMWLMGAFIRAWQRFYPDETLPISKQPLLEHLYNSGCIGSISEIFDGDPPHAPQGAVSQAWSVAELIRHWHDIKS; from the coding sequence ATGGGCGATTTAGATACAAGAGAATGGCTGCTAACAAACGGGCTAGGAAGTTTTGCCAGTGGGACGGTAAGCGATGCGAGGACGCGGACTTATCACGGTTGGCTAGTAGCGGCGCTCAATCCCCCAAGAAGTCGCACTATGTTATTTTCCCACTTAGAAGCCTGCTTAGAAGTAAGTGGGGAAATGCAGAATTTGGGGACAAATTTCTGGGGTAGCGGCATAGTAGAGCCATTGGGCTATAAGTTGTTGCGCTCCTTTAGTATCGATCCAATTCCAACTTGGGTATGGGGTGAAAGTGATTGGCAATTGACTAGACAAATAGTTATGCCCCATGAAGGAGAAAAAGCCGAAAAATTTTCCCATTGCGTCTTGATTCAATATCGCTACGAAGGCAAAGAAGCCGCAATTTTAAGGTTGCGATTGATGATTGGCGATCGCAATTTTCACCACCAGCAACGCGCCGAACCCAATTTACAATTTTCTCAATCAGTAAAACAAAACCAGCTATATTTGCAAGCAATTCGACCAGGACAAATCGGTACTCTTTGGCAGTTGCAATGGACAAGAGGAGAGTATCAAGCTAACCCTTTATGGTATTGGGATTATCAACTGATTGAAGAAACTAGAAGAGGATTAGGAGATCGCGAAGACTTACATAGTCCGGGCTACCTAACCGTAAAATTATTGCCAGGAGAAAGCCTAACTATAGAAGCAAGCTTAGGATCTGGTGACACACCAATACTCAAAGAGCAAGACTTTACTAGCGCCGTCGAATCCCAGCAAAGCAGGTTCAAACAATTATTCTCAGCAACTTCTGTGCTGCCGCAACTATTACAGGTTGGAGATAGTTTTATAGTTTATCGTCAGTCAATTAAAGGACTTAGTGCGATCGCTGGCTATCATTGGTTTAATGATTGGGGACGCGATACGCTGATTGCTTTACCGGGATTAGCACTAACTACTAAACGGTTTGATCTAGCAAAAGGACTATTGCAAACTTTTGGGCGTTATTGCCGTGATGGTTTGATTCCTAACGCTTTTCCCGATACCAATAGCGAACCATTTTATAACAGTCTTGATGCAACACTGTGGTGGATTGAAGCCTTGGGGTTATATTTAGAAGCGACTAAAGATTGGGATTTTTTAATTGAGCAATACCCCACCGTCCGGCAAATTTATAAAGCATTTAGCGCTGGTACGAAATACAACATTCAAGTAGATGCGGCGGATGGTTTGCTCGGTTGGGATGCGCCCCATGTAGCTTTAACATGGATGGATGCTGTAATTGGCACTCAGCCAGTGACTGCGAGGTGCGGTAAGCCTGTAGAAATTAATGCCCTATGGTATTCGGCGTTATGTTGGTCTAGCAGTTGGGCAGAGCGCTTATTTGCAATTACTGGAAGCGATCGCTATCTCAAACAATCTCAGTATTACACCGCCCAATCTCAACAAGTAAAAGACTCTTTGCAAAAGTTCTGGAATCCGCTTACAGGTTACTTGTACGATTTAATTGAGCCAGACGATCTCCTCAATGCCCAAATCCGTCCTAATGCTGTTTTAGCTCTATCTCTGCATTACTGTGCATTTAGTGCAGCGCAAGGACAACGCATTGTAGAAGTAGCAAAAAATCGCTTACTTACGCCCTATGGCTTACGCAGTCTCGATCCCACCGATCCCGAATATATAGGCAACTATGCGGGCAATTCTTACCACCGCGATCTTTCTTATCATCAAGGTACAGTTTGGATGTGGCTAATGGGTGCTTTTATCCGTGCTTGGCAGCGTTTTTACCCTGATGAAACTCTCCCGATTAGCAAGCAACCTTTACTAGAGCATTTGTACAATTCTGGTTGTATTGGTTCAATATCAGAGATTTTTGATGGCGATCCGCCTCACGCGCCTCAAGGTGCGGTTTCTCAAGCTTGGTCTGTTGCCGAATTAATTCGCCACTGGCACGATATCAAGTCTTGA
- a CDS encoding peroxiredoxin, with the protein MPLSYAAEGCLRVGQTAPEFSATAVFDQEFKTIKLSDYRGKYVILFFYPLDFTFVCPTEITAFSDRHNEFKAINTEVLGVSVDSEFSHLAWIQSDRKSGGVGDLNYPLVSDIKKEISALYNVLDPEAGVALRGLFIIDKDGVIQHATINNLSFGRSVDETLRTLQAIQYVQSHPDEVCPAGWQPGDQTMVPDPIKSKVFFASV; encoded by the coding sequence ATGCCTCTAAGTTACGCAGCCGAAGGATGCTTGAGAGTTGGACAAACAGCGCCAGAATTTTCCGCCACCGCCGTATTTGACCAAGAATTTAAGACAATCAAGCTATCTGACTATCGTGGCAAATACGTCATTTTGTTCTTCTATCCTCTAGACTTTACCTTTGTTTGCCCTACAGAGATTACTGCTTTTAGCGATCGCCATAACGAATTTAAAGCCATCAACACGGAAGTATTGGGAGTTTCGGTAGATAGCGAGTTTTCACACTTAGCATGGATTCAGAGCGATCGCAAATCCGGCGGTGTGGGCGACTTAAATTATCCTTTAGTCTCGGATATCAAAAAAGAAATTAGCGCCCTTTACAACGTCCTTGATCCCGAAGCAGGGGTTGCTTTACGTGGTTTATTTATCATTGACAAAGATGGCGTAATTCAACACGCAACCATCAACAACTTGTCCTTTGGACGTAGTGTAGATGAGACATTGCGGACATTGCAAGCGATTCAGTACGTACAATCTCACCCTGACGAAGTATGTCCCGCAGGTTGGCAACCCGGCGATCAAACAATGGTTCCCGATCCCATCAAGTCAAAAGTATTTTTTGCTTCGGTCTAA
- a CDS encoding peroxiredoxin family protein, whose product MLTSNDFSGLLTERFFRNLLPIPATNDLKLGELAPGFSLPDITNSRTIKFSEYRHKQPVLLAFTRIFTEKQYCPLCFPHIKALNENYEKFTSMGVEVLLIASTDEAQSQTVVKDLKLKMPLLSDPTCRVFHSYKLGQALGAPLPGQFVTDIEGKLRYKHLFSFLSHNASIETLLEQF is encoded by the coding sequence ATGCTGACTTCTAACGACTTTAGCGGTTTATTAACCGAGCGTTTTTTCCGCAATCTTTTGCCGATTCCCGCCACGAACGATTTAAAACTAGGCGAACTAGCACCGGGTTTCAGTTTGCCAGATATTACGAATAGTCGCACGATTAAATTTTCCGAATACCGCCACAAGCAGCCTGTATTGCTTGCTTTTACGCGCATTTTTACTGAAAAGCAGTATTGTCCGCTTTGCTTTCCCCATATAAAAGCTCTAAATGAAAACTACGAAAAGTTTACAAGTATGGGTGTAGAAGTTTTATTGATTGCTAGTACCGACGAAGCGCAAAGCCAAACAGTTGTTAAAGACTTAAAGCTGAAAATGCCTTTATTGAGCGATCCTACTTGTCGGGTGTTTCATTCTTATAAATTAGGTCAAGCCTTGGGAGCGCCTTTACCAGGGCAATTCGTTACAGATATAGAAGGTAAGTTGCGCTACAAACATTTATTTTCCTTTCTTTCTCACAACGCTAGTATAGAAACTTTGCTAGAGCAATTTTAG
- a CDS encoding DUF6888 family protein, which yields MINPTPPQLLALFQDSVFLSDALKSIHLVRIDERTNKVVILAGDSIQIEISINGRREIR from the coding sequence TTGATAAATCCAACACCACCACAGCTATTAGCTTTATTTCAAGATTCAGTATTTTTAAGCGATGCGTTAAAAAGTATTCATTTAGTAAGAATTGACGAGCGCACGAATAAAGTAGTGATTTTAGCAGGTGATTCAATCCAAATAGAAATTAGCATTAATGGAAGGAGAGAGATTCGATGA
- a CDS encoding DUF6887 family protein, whose protein sequence is MTNLGFMTLGDDSQKRPDFSSMSDTDLRDYVLAHRKDQAAFYAYVDRMHERPPIAIIEPEDWSEERMQEAIEGTNEL, encoded by the coding sequence ATGACTAATTTAGGGTTTATGACTTTGGGGGACGATTCCCAAAAACGCCCAGACTTCTCTAGTATGTCTGATACAGACTTGAGAGATTACGTGCTTGCTCACAGAAAAGACCAAGCAGCTTTTTATGCCTATGTAGACCGGATGCACGAACGCCCGCCAATTGCCATAATTGAACCGGAGGACTGGAGCGAGGAAAGGATGCAGGAAGCTATAGAAGGGACTAATGAACTGTAA
- a CDS encoding DnaJ C-terminal domain-containing protein: MAATDFKDYYSILGVNKTASNEDIKQAFRKLARKYHPDVNPKNKEAEARFKEVSEAYEILSDKEKRQKYDEFGQYWRQAGQTPWASRNTKANTDFNEVEFGKYTNFDEFINDLLGRFNEPSSGGSSNRQAYSYRTTPGSAGFDDFGDFAGFNNATARTTAQDTEAAISLSFGEAFNGVQKRLSLGNETIEVRIPAGVKAGSRVRVRGKGQINPTNQQRGDLYLKIDILPHSFFQFDGDNLTCEVSITPDEAVLGASIDVPTPDGTVKVNIPAGIRSGQTLRLKGKGWRLAKDGRSDELVKIAIASPKEITPQEREYYEKIRDLRTFNPRSNLQQVKL, translated from the coding sequence ATGGCTGCAACCGACTTCAAAGATTATTACAGTATTTTGGGAGTAAACAAAACTGCCAGCAACGAAGACATTAAACAAGCTTTCCGCAAACTAGCTCGTAAATATCACCCAGATGTTAACCCAAAAAACAAAGAAGCGGAAGCCCGGTTTAAAGAAGTAAGCGAAGCTTACGAGATACTGTCAGACAAGGAAAAACGGCAAAAATACGACGAGTTTGGTCAGTATTGGCGACAGGCTGGACAAACCCCTTGGGCTTCTAGAAATACTAAGGCTAACACTGACTTTAATGAAGTTGAATTTGGTAAATATACTAATTTTGATGAATTTATCAATGATTTACTAGGACGCTTCAACGAGCCTAGTAGCGGCGGTTCTAGCAATAGACAAGCTTACAGTTATCGAACTACGCCGGGAAGTGCGGGGTTTGATGATTTCGGCGATTTTGCGGGTTTCAATAATGCTACCGCGAGAACAACGGCTCAAGATACAGAAGCAGCAATTTCTCTAAGTTTTGGCGAGGCGTTTAATGGCGTACAAAAACGCTTGAGTTTAGGCAATGAAACTATTGAAGTTCGCATTCCTGCGGGTGTTAAAGCTGGTAGCCGAGTGCGAGTACGGGGAAAAGGTCAAATCAACCCTACAAACCAACAACGGGGCGACTTATACCTCAAAATAGATATACTTCCCCATTCATTTTTTCAGTTTGACGGCGATAATTTAACTTGTGAAGTCTCGATTACACCCGATGAAGCGGTGCTAGGTGCGTCAATTGATGTCCCAACACCAGATGGTACGGTAAAAGTAAATATTCCGGCGGGAATTCGCTCCGGTCAAACTTTACGGTTGAAGGGTAAGGGATGGCGTTTAGCCAAAGATGGACGCAGCGACGAGTTAGTCAAAATTGCGATCGCATCTCCCAAAGAAATAACTCCCCAAGAGCGCGAGTATTATGAAAAAATCCGCGATCTCCGTACCTTTAATCCGCGCAGTAATTTACAGCAAGTTAAGTTGTAA
- a CDS encoding DUF2079 domain-containing protein — protein MESKHTTNQAIAYPPVTPPNNHLKILVGITGTSALILFIYSALRHILFQSTAFDLGIFDQAVYLISQGKTPISTFMGFHIIGDHAGFIFYPLALLYKIYPSVYWLFALQALVLASGAVFTWYIALHRGLKADMAIAISVVYLLYPVVFNINLFDFHPEVIAVPLLLAAILAAQLGKIGWFCLAILIVLSCKAVLSLTVAAMGFWLLIFEKKRWCGAIAIFAGISWFLISTQVIIPFFSGREAAAVGRYSYLGDSVREIGQNILFHPGLVFGKILSLANLEYLVLLFVPIVWGLSLLSLKPLVGAIPCVALNILADYQAQKDLVHQYSLPALPFLILAVISSLAVGKGLVQNKRVIIVWSLVTFLFLSKLFSFGSNNFQQLDTWQATNTATSHVTTKGSVLTTAEIAPHLSHRELIKLARADAPPDNLNEFDYFLLNVRHPGWASNPEFAKKLVERLQKAQEFNMKYHQDDVYLFAKK, from the coding sequence ATGGAGTCCAAACATACAACTAATCAGGCGATCGCGTATCCTCCAGTAACGCCACCTAATAATCATCTTAAAATTTTGGTAGGGATAACTGGCACTAGCGCGCTAATTTTATTTATATATAGCGCTTTACGCCATATATTGTTTCAGTCAACAGCTTTTGATTTAGGTATTTTTGACCAAGCAGTCTATCTGATTAGTCAAGGAAAAACACCAATTTCTACATTCATGGGATTTCATATTATTGGCGATCATGCAGGTTTTATTTTTTATCCCTTGGCTTTGTTATATAAAATCTATCCTAGTGTTTATTGGCTGTTTGCCTTACAGGCTTTAGTTTTAGCATCGGGGGCGGTGTTTACCTGGTATATCGCCTTGCATCGGGGGTTAAAGGCAGATATGGCGATCGCAATTTCTGTGGTTTATTTACTGTACCCGGTAGTTTTTAATATTAATTTATTTGATTTTCATCCCGAAGTCATTGCTGTACCACTACTATTGGCAGCAATTTTAGCCGCACAGTTAGGAAAAATTGGCTGGTTTTGTTTGGCTATTTTAATAGTTTTGTCGTGTAAAGCAGTCCTATCTTTGACTGTTGCTGCCATGGGTTTCTGGCTATTAATCTTTGAAAAAAAACGTTGGTGTGGTGCGATCGCTATTTTTGCTGGTATTAGCTGGTTTTTAATTAGCACTCAAGTAATTATTCCCTTTTTTAGTGGACGAGAAGCCGCCGCCGTCGGACGTTATAGCTACTTGGGTGACTCTGTTCGAGAAATTGGTCAAAATATTTTATTTCATCCAGGACTTGTTTTTGGGAAAATTTTATCTTTAGCCAATTTAGAATATTTAGTTTTATTGTTTGTACCTATAGTTTGGGGACTTTCCCTCTTAAGTCTCAAACCATTAGTTGGTGCGATACCGTGCGTTGCACTCAATATATTAGCTGACTATCAAGCGCAAAAAGATTTAGTTCATCAATACTCTTTACCTGCGTTGCCTTTTTTAATTTTGGCGGTCATATCTAGTTTGGCGGTAGGTAAAGGATTGGTGCAAAATAAACGAGTAATTATTGTCTGGTCGTTAGTAACATTTTTGTTTTTATCAAAGCTTTTTAGTTTTGGCTCAAATAATTTTCAGCAGCTAGATACTTGGCAAGCCACAAACACAGCAACGTCACACGTTACAACTAAAGGCAGCGTGCTGACAACGGCAGAAATTGCCCCACACTTATCTCATAGAGAATTAATCAAGTTAGCTCGTGCTGATGCTCCACCAGACAATCTCAATGAATTTGATTATTTTCTCCTCAACGTCCGTCATCCTGGATGGGCGAGTAATCCTGAATTTGCGAAAAAGTTAGTCGAGCGATTGCAAAAAGCCCAAGAATTTAACATGAAATATCACCAAGACGATGTTTATCTATTCGCTAAAAAGTAG